One segment of Brienomyrus brachyistius isolate T26 unplaced genomic scaffold, BBRACH_0.4 scaffold38, whole genome shotgun sequence DNA contains the following:
- the LOC125722381 gene encoding tyrosine-protein phosphatase non-receptor type substrate 1-like — MMFRLFGFLIFINTALTTDVVQPSYLMRVQLGDSVTLTCFCQGETTFVTWFKQAAGQKPQPMAKALLYVPGEFYKEYKNIKRYSLLNAEGSFNLTISNVEPSDSAVYYCAAVFLYEVTFGNGTFVIITGKDSNSRTVVQQPVSDTLQPGDSVSLQCTIETGSCAGEHSVYWFRHGSGESLPGVIYSHGNSSDECEKSPEAGSPTRSCVYSLPKGNLSLSDAGTYYCAVAMCGEMLFGNGTQLDIDGFHCSSEMMVLICLSIIRAGLLLCALLIFTLCYGAVKVS, encoded by the exons atgatgttcagactctttggctttctcattttcatta acactgcactgactacagatgttgttcagcccagttacctgatgagggttcagcttggagacagtgtgaccctgacatgcttctgtcaaggagaaacaacttttgttacttggtttaagcaagctgctggtcagaagccccagcccatggcgaaagcacttctctacgtacctggtgaattttacaaggaatataaaaacataaaacgttactccttactgaatgcagaggggagttttaacctcactatttctaacgtggagccgtcagattctgcagtgtattactgtgctgctgtgtttctttatgaggtcacctttgggaatggaacctttgtcataatcacag gtaaagactccaacagcaggacagtggtacagcagcctgtgtctgacacattgcagccaggagactctgtgagcctgcagtgtacgatagagactgggagctgtgcaggagaacacagtgtttactggttcagacatggatcaggagaatcccttcctggagtcatttacagccacggaaacagcagtgatgagtgtgagaagagccctgaggctggatctcctacacggagctgcgtctacagcctccccaaggggaacctcagcctctccgatgctgggacttactactgcgccgtggccatgtgtggggagatgctgtttgggaacggcacacagctggatatagatg GATTCCATTGTTCTTCAGAGATGATGGTGCTTATCTGTCTCTCCATTATAAGAGCTGGACTTCTACTCTGTGCTCTGCTGATATTCACCCTCTGCTATGGCGCAGTCAAGGTATCCTAG